The following coding sequences lie in one Musa acuminata AAA Group cultivar baxijiao chromosome BXJ1-8, Cavendish_Baxijiao_AAA, whole genome shotgun sequence genomic window:
- the LOC135680574 gene encoding putative receptor protein kinase ZmPK1, translated as MKRLSRPCILAALLVVVSTLPPFCSALRRDSLTRGSSLSVEDDTDILVSQDESFACGFYKAGSNAYAFSIWFANSANATVAWTANRDQLVNGRGSRITLRRSGRLALTDFDGTLVWSSNTSSGSADRALLLNTGNLVVVDADNTTLWQSFDSPTDTLLPMQPITKSMPLVSASASGLLSSGYYRFYFDTDNVLRLIYDGPDFSSIYWPNPMYNVWVNGRTSYNSTRYGVLDEMGHFYASDQLEFNASDYGHGITRRLTLDYDGNLRVYSLSKQTRTWSVSWQAVLQPCDVHGTCGRNGLCVYSARVGCTCPPGFEVNDPSDWSKGCKRKHNISCHPHQNRFLRLPYTDFWGFDLNYTSGLSLGECRKICSEDCSCEAFGYKQGSGECYPKTSLFNGRSSQSTGNTIYMKLARNVGEHSRYPVIPAAAEEPVCNGTKVQPLAGQSELRRKAGGKTKWEYFYGFVTAFFAVEALFIASGWWFIFRREKKPSSTDEGYQAISNQFRRFTYAELKKATRDFKDVVGRGGSGAVYKAALDDERVVAVKKLEDVIEGEEEFKAELNLIGRIYHKNLVRMFGFCSERSHRLLVSEFVENGSLDKALFGGGAVVRLLRWSERYQIGVGVAKGLAYLHHECLEWVIHCDVKPENILLDQDWEPKIADFGLAKLLNRGGAGSNPSRIRGTRGYIAPEWASSLPINGKVDVYSYGVVLLELVKGERVSNWVADGVEEEVGMVLRRTIMTLKAELESGEEAWIGEFVDRRLEGEVNWRQAMVMMEIAFACVEEERNRRPTMDSVVQMLLSCDDEIPSGGRDM; from the coding sequence ATGAAGAGACTCTCTCGTCCCTGCATCCTCGCTGCTCTTTTGGTCGTCGTCTCCacgcttcctcccttttgttcggCCCTTCGCCGGGATTCTCTCACCAGAGGCTCATCGCTCTCCGTGGAGGACGACACCGACATCCTCGTCTCGCAGGACGAGTCCTTCGCCTGCGGCTTCTACAAGGCTGGCTCCAACGCCTACGCCTTCTCCATCTGGTTCGCCAACTCCGCCAACGCCACCGTCGCCTGGACTGCGAACCGCGACCAGCTCGTGAACGGGCGCGGCTCGAGGATCACGTTGCGCAGGAGCGGGCGCCTGGCGCTGACGGACTTCGACGGCACGCTGGTGTGGAGCAGCAACACCAGCTCCGGCTCCGCTGACCGAGCACTGCTGCTGAACACCGGCAATCTTGTGGTGGTCGATGCCGACAACACAACTCTGTGGCAAAGCTTTGATTCCCCCACCGACACTCTCCTCCCCATGCAACCCATCACCAAGAGCATGCCGCTGGTCTCCGCGTCCGCTTCGGGTTTGCTTTCGTCTGGCTACTACAGGTTCTACTTCGACACGGACAACGTCCTCCGCCTCATCTACGACGGGCCCGACTTTTCCAGCATCTACTGGCCTAATCCCATGTACAATGTGTGGGTGAACGGTCGAACCAGCTACAACAGCACCAGGTATGGTGTTCTTGATGAGATGGGGCATTTCTACGCCAGCGATCAACTGGAGTTCAATGCCTCTGACTACGGCCATGGGATCACAAGGAGGCTAACTCTGGACTACGACGGCAACCTTCGAGTCTACAGCCTAAGCAAGCAAACCAGGACTTGGTCGGTGTCATGGCAGGCGGTTCTGCAGCCCTGCGACGTGCACGGCACCTGCGGCCGAAACGGGCTCTGCGTCTACTCCGCCAGGGTGGGATGTACCTGCCCACCCGGTTTCGAGGTGAACGACCCAAGCGACTGGAGCAAAGGTTGCAAGCGCAAGCACAACATCAGTTGCCATCCTCACCAGAATCGGTTCTTGAGGCTTCCCTATACGGATTTCTGGGGGTTCGATCTCAACTACACCAGTGGTCTTTCGTTGGGGGAGTGCAGGAAGATCTGCAGCGAGGACTGCTCGTGTGAAGCTTTCGGGTATAAGCAGGGATCAGGAGAGTGCTATCCCAAGACCAGCCTCTTCAATGGCAGATCATCTCAGAGCACCGGCAACACCATCTACATGAAACTCGCGAGAAACGTAGGAGAACACTCGCGATACCCTGTGATACCAGCGGCGGCTGAGGAACCTGTTTGCAACGGCACCAAGGTGCAACCATTGGCGGGTCAATCCGAGTTGCGTCGTAAAGCGGGAGGAAAGACCAAGTGGGAGTACTTCTACGGGTTCGTCACGGCGTTCTTCGCGGTAGAGGCTCTCTTCATCGCATCTGGTTGGTGGTTCATCTTCAGGAGGGAGAAGAAGCCGAGCTCGACGGACGAGGGATACCAGGCGATATCGAACCAGTTCCGGAGGTTCACGTACGCAGAGCTGAAAAAAGCCACGAGGGACTTCAAGGATGTTGTCGGAAGGGGAGGTTCCGGAGCCGTCTACAAGGCGGCCTTGGACGACGAGCGGGTGGTGGCGGTGAAGAAGTTGGAGGACGTGATTGAAGGAGAGGAGGAGTTCAAGGCCGAGCTGAATCTGATCGGGAGGATATACCACAAGAACTTGGTCAGGATGTTCGGCTTCTGCTCCGAACGCTCGCACAGGCTCTTGGTCTCCGAGTTCGTCGAGAATGGTTCCCTGGACAAGGCTTTGTTCGGCGGTGGCGCCGTCGTTAGACTACTACGGTGGAGCGAGAGATACCAGATCGGAGTGGGCGTGGCCAAAGGATTGGCGTATCTGCACCACGAGTGCCTCGAGTGGGTCATCCACTGCGACGTGAAGCCGGAGAACATCCTGTTGGACCAGGATTGGGAGCCAAAGATCGCAGACTTCGGGCTGGCGAAGCTGTTGAACAGAGGTGGAGCAGGCTCCAACCCATCGAGGATTCGAGGGACGAGGGGGTACATCGCGCCGGAGTGGGCGTCGAGCCTTCCCATCAACGGGAAGGTGGATGTGTACAGCTACGGGGTGGTGCTCCTGGAGCTGGTGAAGGGGGAGAGAGTCTCCAACTGGGTGGCGGACGGGGTGGAAGAAGAGGTGGGCATGGTGCTGCGGAGGACAATCATGACGCTCAAGGCGGAGCTGGAAAGCGGAGAAGAGGCATGGATCGGCGAGTTCGTAGATCGCAGACTGGAGGGGGAGGTAAATTGGAGGCAGGCCATGGTGATGATGGAGATCGCGTTCGCTTGCGTGGAAGAGGAGAGGAATCGAAGGCCAACCATGGATTCGGTGGTGCAGATGCTGCTCTCGTGTGATGATGAGATCCCGTCAGGTGGCCGAGACATGTAG